TCAAACTAATGAAAAGCCACAAAAGCACTTACACTTTGTTTGACTATAGAAAACACTTTGTTTGTGTCGCCTATAAAAAGCGATTATGCCAGCGACAATAATTAGCTGTCAATCAATGCTGACAATGCATATAAAGAGGCCTTTCAAAACTTATATAATATGAACATGTGTCTTCAAAATCTTTTACAAATTTCGAAATATTTCGCCGTGTGCATTAACCGTTATCcgtgttcttttttttttgtctttttttttaccagctATCATATaaatcactgaaaatattttttaaattttgatgctACTTTTGATTGTTATTTATTGAGCTCCACccattaaatttgcatttggtACTTGTGATAGTCGCAAAACAACGTGCTGCTTTCTCTTTCCGTTGTATTTGGTCTAAGTGGAGAtgtacaaacatttaaataatcatattatatttttattatacgTGTCATGCCCACTTTAAAGCGTATAAACAGCAAACAGTCGACTGTGAAAAAACTGCCGACGGcatttttgcacattttttcTCAAGCTGGGGACAATATTTGTCAGGCTATTTTATCGCTTATCATCTGCATGAAATGCTgatcattaaaatgttttacggATAACAATCAATTATACGAAAGTACTATTAAAATCTTTGCAATCTAACATGTAGTTCGATGACCACTCATGTCTtgctaaatataaatatttattttttgtcgaccattttgaatttttttgtattaaactCTTGGATGACACGgacaaatcttattttttaccGCCCGGCTTGATTGGCTATAACCAACTTTATTGCAAGGCTTGTGTACAAATCCTATTACCAAATCGTTAGCATCTGGCAGTGTAATTGTGAATTCAGCTgcgtgtgtttatttatttattggttcGAGTTCGAAGTCACCAAAAAGCTTTCCACTtcaattgatatttttattagaCAACAACAATGCCCCATGTAAGcgattattataatttcagtgtATTCAACACATTTGCCCCTATTTTATGCGTCGGTACACTCGGTCACACATGCACATTTATCTACATATATCCGCTTGATCCAGCCGGACGGCATTTACTTGGATTGTCATTTACACTTGATGGCAATGGTGGTCCGTTGCGCCGTCTGTTCTTCTTTTTGCTCCGATAGCcagactgctgctgctggttttTTTGCCGAGCTTTTCGCTtcctttttatattatttgcttttttcgGGTTTTCGACCAGTGTTCAGTGTTCCCCCCCCATCATTCCATCCTCTCATCGCCTGGTTATGCATTGTCGGGCGGCATCTGCATTCGAAATCGTTCAAATTTCCTACCCGTTCCGTTTCGTTCGGAACTCTTTTTCGCCGAGCTCTGCATAAATTGTGGCCGGTCGGTCTCTGGTACGATTTTATGTCATTTTCGGAACTGTATTGCCATTACCATAGCCTAAGCACATATCtccaaaaacaaatcacatTGTCAGTTGTTTTTGGTGGTAACCAGCTCttttcgccttttttttttgtacgcCTCTTGGTAGCGTATGTTCAAAATTGTATCAGCATTCTTTGCTCTGTTTTACCACTCTGTTCCTTTCACCTTAAGTAACCGTTTTTTTtcccccccttttttttcaaaaaagatCTTGAACTTGATAATTGATTTTGTGCTATTCATGCAccttaattaatatttgcttTGAAGCAATCATACTGCAATTATTGCATTCAGTTCGTAGACATGTAGCGTGTGGATATAGTATTTCATCATTATGGGGTGGCCAGGCCGCATAAATGTGTAAAAATATCCACCGCGTTGTCGATtaggaaattttaattaacatgcTCTTTTCTACAACGATATTAGCCGTATGCCTTGTTGGCACTATGATTTGTTGAGTCTGCCCGCCATGCGTCTTCAATGAAACCACTCaattggaaaacaaaagcaaattaTTTGCTCCAAATCGCAAcagaaacgaaaacgaaaacgaaggtgctgttttgttttttttttttttttttggtgcttGTGTGGCGTTGGAATTTTTGCCAGTCGAATGCCCAGATCCGAACCGATCCAATCCAATCCGACCCGATCCGATCCGCCTTCGCCACCTGTGCAGTTTGGGGACTTGGAGCTAACGGCCAGCTGCCCATAAATCATTAAGAGCTGGCTCTGGGCCTGGCTTGCCGTTCAAATCGAAAGATTTCTGACTTCGCCCATTCAACGTTCAATGtcagttaattaattaattcataaTTTGGTCGCGAGCGAGCGAAAAAGTGAAAGAAAGAGGGAAGATATGAGCAGGAAATTAGCTGGATAGATATTAGATATTGAATGCCCTGGTTGAATTTGCCATTCATATGATAAGAATCACATTTGGGTGTCGAGCTATGTTTATGTATAGTCAAATATTAAACAGCATATTTGCATGCAACACTTGCTTGATATTGgctaataaattttgaaaaagttaatGTCACAtagcatttaaaacttggggGTATTGATATAATGTATCTATAAATAGAAGGGGGTATCTTATGGTACATTTTATGACTTGAATTGAGAAATATGTTCAgccttaaaatttgttatttattatgtacAAACTAATGCCTTGGTCTCAATTAAATTACTAATAGCATTGCATGCGTTGCATTGTGCAATAAAAGTATTGGCTAATGAATACTAAAAATGGCTTTTTTGGCtaagttaagtttttttttttaatggaatatTCAATGATTTGGGTTTGAAcgaaaaactttcttttttttatatatatattaacttaAGAAACTACATTtgatgtataaatatttatatatatcgaCTAGACTTTCAATAGTTCACCAAATGGCATACATTCGCTTGGGAATTTTTTGCCAGTGAAAGCAAAGGCTGCAAATCATGCACCCACAATGACAATTTAAATGCCAACAATGATTTATTTCACGAAtcgaatatttattttattcctctctttctctttcagATAAATCGCGACGATGGACTGCCGCAAGAAATCTGCCGGCAGTGCATGGCCCAGTTTTTGATGGTGGCCAAGTTCCGGCGGAAATGTGCACGGATGCAGCAGCGCCTGCAGGACTTTGCCCAGGAGATATCCGACCGTCAGACGGCCAGACAGGCCAGGCGTCAGCAAAAAGTGCAGAGGGAGCGTCTGGATAGGAGGTCGCAGGCCATCCAGAAGTGTCCCGAGAATTTGCCAGAGTCACAAACGGACCGAAAACGCCGCATGGTATCGGAATCGGACAGCGaatcggcagcagcagcagtggcagtgAAACAGGTGCGCACGGAATCGAAGGATTTGCCGCCCCCCAGCTCAAGTCGCCTGCAACTCCGTCTGCGCAAGCTTCGCACCTTCTCCATCGGCTGCGAAATGGACCGTCCATCCGCCTCCATCGATGCCAGCAGCATGCCCTGGAAGACGAAGGCCGCCCGCAAGCAGCTGGCGGAGACGTGGTCGTCCAGCTGCTCCCCGGACGACCTCTCATCGCCCAGTCGCGAGCGctccagcaccagcagcagtgAACACATGAGCGACCTGTCCGTTGGGCCATGTTGTGGCTTCGAGAGCGACAGCAATCCCTCCTCAACCTCTAAGTTAGCACAAACGTTGCaagcagccgccgccgccgctaaGCCCAAGTCGCCGGTGTCGCCAGTGCCGCTGAAGGCATCGCCAGTAAATGATTTGCTGCCGCGAAGGGGTCGCCGTCCCAGGAATTCACCTATTTACATGCCGGCCAAAAGGCAGCGGCGATCGGTGGTCAAGAAAGAGCAGGATAAACCGAAGGTTAACGCTGAACCACTCAccgtagagaaaacaaagtCTGATCATAAAGGCATCTTTCCGCCGGAACCAAGGGTTGAGAGTCGTACCCCATTCTGCGATGAGGCAATCGACAGCACTTCAGATGTGCCAAAGGAAGCATCTTCGACTGTAGTAACCAACGGGAAGGAGAATGAAATCTCTTCAAATGGTTTGACTAAATGTTGCGATAGGGTCAACGCCATACAAGCGGACGCAGATAACACAAATACAGCCTCCAAAAGCCTGGAGAAAAATGTGTCCAATGAAGTCGCAGGAGAACagcaaaaagccaaaacagAAGAGGCCAAAAATGGCATCAGCGATAATGGGGAAATATCTTCTATAGAGCTGacgaaaaacttaaaaacagcAAGTGAAAGCGAAGAAACAATTGCACAAGAAAATTCTTCTCATGATATTTCTGCCGAAAAAGATACAAATGAGGGTGATCCCCTGCAGTCAGAGGAACTTACTTCATCCACAGAACCCAGTGAGACGCCAGGCGAAGCTGTTGACCAGCCGGAAACTGTGGAGCCGCTGAAAACTGTGAAGCAACAGGAATCCGATGGACAAACGGAAGCGACGGAGAAACAACTGAAATCGGTCGATGGTGAGCAATCGGAAAGTGTGGACCAAGCAGAGCAGCAGGAGATGATAGTGAGCATACCGCTGGAGGCGCTCAATGAGGATCTACAGCGCCGCCTGTGCGTGGAGGAGGCGGCAAACCGCGACATTGCGACGCCCAAGGAGCTGTCCCTGCAGCCCGACGATGTGAACAACAATGCAAACGATGAAAATTTTTGCCAGGGTGCTACAGCAGATAGCTTCAATGCTGCTGTGGCACTCCGACCCAATGAAATTGAAGCCACACCAACGGAAGCAGAAGAAGAGGCCTCAAGCGGGGCCGAATCCTCGCCAGACGAATCGGATATGGATGAGGTGCAGCCGGTGCGATCCGGACCCACGCCCATGGACTTTATGGCCGAGTTCGCCAAGCACTGTGAGAACGGCATTGAGCAGCTTAAGGTCACCACTCCGGCGGCATCGCCCCTGCCCTTTGACGATCTGGAGGCCAAGCAGAAGCTGGAGGTGGAGATGAACGACGTGGAGACCACTCTGAATGGCATTCTCAACGAGATGCAGGACCAGCACATGTATACCCCGAATTGTGCCCACATTGATGAGTTCCTTACTCCCGCCGACTATGCTCCGATGACTGAACAGGAATCCTCCGTCCCATCGCCTCCCAATCCCTTCGAGCAGAGTCCAGTGGCTGAGCCGGAGCCCAAACCCTCGGCCTCCGACGATCCCTTTGACAACAGCAACTTTAGCAACGAACTCATCGGCTTCCAGAACGATATTCCTTGCTTTGAGAATATTGAAGCCACTCCGGAACCGGGACAGACTTTGCATCTGGAGCTTACTCAGTTGTTGAGGGATCTACAGCCGGCGCAGGAGGCTCagccgcaggagcagcaaaGCAGCCAGACCCAGGACCCAGTCGTCGTCCAGGCAGAGACCCAAGTGCAGGCTCAAAATGAATCGGAAGACCCCTCTCCGCATGGGTCACGCATGCCGACTCCCATATCATCCCCTCAAGCTCCAATGGAATCCGAAATCGAGACGCAGATGCAACACGAAGCCCTAACAGTGCAGAATCCACCAAATCAGCCTCAAGTACAATCTCATGACCAATCTCAGATGCAATCTCAGATGCAAGACCAAATCCCACCGCAAATGCAGTCACAGATTCAAGGTCAAGTCCAAGAGCACCAAACTATACAGATCCTGCAACCGCAAGGGCATCCCCAACTGCAGCTTCAATCGCAGGTGGTTCCCCATGTCCAGCGGCAGGGCACAACCACCACAGTCACCTACGAGCAGATCTATCAGCAGCACATTGTCCAGCAGACGGTGCAGCAGTCCTCCAACAAGATGCAGGTCATTTCGCTGCCCTCGGCTGGATCGGAAACGCGACAATGGCAGTCGTCGACCCAGCAGTCgacgcaacagcagcaacagctccAGTGGTCGTCGGTGGGCGGTCTGGAGGCCATTAAAAGTGCGCCCGTTGAGAGTGTGGCACCCACTACCACCACGTACTACATCAGTGCCAGCGATCTGTATCCGCAGCAGACCACTGAAACCTACACCATGCTCCAGCCGGCATCCAATGAAAGCTATATGCTTGAGCCGGTGaatccgcagcagcagcagcaacgccagcgacagcttcagcttcagcatGCCCAGCAGGTTCAGCGagcccagcagcaacaccagcaggcGCAGCAACAACCGATTATGATACTGATCCAGCAGCCAGAGATGCAGCCGATGGCCTCGGCCAGCAATCCGCAGCAGGCACCGGTCCACGTCTACGGCGCTCCCATCAGCAACAATTTGCAGCACCAGAACAGCCAGCGCCAGCAGGTGCGACAGCAATACCAGCGGCATCAGTTCCAGCAAGgccagccgcagcagcaacaccgcCTCGTTCAAAGCCATCCAGTATTGGGAATGCCGGGAGCAACGTCCATATCGACCAAAGTGACTCCCATTCCCGCCACCACGCCAAAGGGTCGGGCGCTGACGCTCAAG
This genomic window from Drosophila gunungcola strain Sukarami chromosome 3R, Dgunungcola_SK_2, whole genome shotgun sequence contains:
- the LOC128252596 gene encoding uncharacterized protein LOC128252596 isoform X2; translated protein: MSANRKRRSSFYCATAQAPAPVQVPVPVPAQEKEKLGATAAISIPPSKEQLSLPADEDLVEMPRICRCCCKRDLELLGLFEASQPTLANTSEAEAEVGAEAEAGAGAGATISASNKSSVTTAKTCATETPETPLSANPVNPGDMATSSSAATSSAFLTTPSPMRRRTTVATTSTFTSTSTSTSTSTTTPRGRSSDNAVDYTLSGAHSSMDIVLEEMTIWMLNINRDDGLPQEICRQCMAQFLMVAKFRRKCARMQQRLQDFAQEISDRQTARQARRQQKVQRERLDRRSQAIQKCPENLPESQTDRKRRMVSESDSESAAAAVAVKQVRTESKDLPPPSSSRLQLRLRKLRTFSIGCEMDRPSASIDASSMPWKTKAARKQLAETWSSSCSPDDLSSPSRERSSTSSSEHMSDLSVGPCCGFESDSNPSSTSKLAQTLQAAAAAAKPKSPVSPVPLKASPVNDLLPRRGRRPRNSPIYMPAKRQRRSVVKKEQDKPKVNAEPLTVEKTKSDHKGIFPPEPRVESRTPFCDEAIDSTSDVPKEASSTVVTNGKENEISSNGLTKCCDRVNAIQADADNTNTASKSLEKNVSNEVAGEQQKAKTEEAKNGISDNGEISSIELTKNLKTASESEETIAQENSSHDISAEKDTNEGDPLQSEELTSSTEPSETPGEAVDQPETVEPLKTVKQQESDGQTEATEKQLKSVDGEQSESVDQAEQQEMIVSIPLEALNEDLQRRLCVEEAANRDIATPKELSLQPDDVNNNANDENFCQGATADSFNAAVALRPNEIEATPTEAEEEASSGAESSPDESDMDEVQPVRSGPTPMDFMAEFAKHCENGIEQLKVTTPAASPLPFDDLEAKQKLEVEMNDVETTLNGILNEMQDQHMYTPNCAHIDEFLTPADYAPMTEQESSVPSPPNPFEQSPVAEPEPKPSASDDPFDNSNFSNELIGFQNDIPCFENIEATPEPGQTLHLELTQLLRDLQPAQEAQPQEQQSSQTQDPVVVQAETQVQAQNESEDPSPHGSRMPTPISSPQAPMESEIETQMQHEALTVQNPPNQPQVQSHDQSQMQSQMQDQIPPQMQSQIQGQVQEHQTIQILQPQGHPQLQLQSQVVPHVQRQGTTTTVTYEQIYQQHIVQQTVQQSSNKMQVISLPSAGSETRQWQSSTQQSTQQQQQLQWSSVGGLEAIKSAPVESVAPTTTTYYISASDLYPQQTTETYTMLQPASNESYMLEPVNPQQQQQRQRQLQLQHAQQVQRAQQQHQQAQQQPIMILIQQPEMQPMASASNPQQAPVHVYGAPISNNLQHQNSQRQQVRQQYQRHQFQQGQPQQQHRLVQSHPVLGMPGATSISTKVTPIPATTPKGRALTLKCRFCQNGPRFSSSLEYSRHIIDLHPAVAPFNCPHCPMAFAGRSKRSQHILSHHVVQQYQCGQCSQVFPAQKALDMHIQRFHMTLQTVDTVKVEEVQLQIMNERKQRPRQYKPRLQHQQQQLQPLLQQQQQQQQEQQQQQQQQQQQQQQQQQQQQQQQQQQQQQQQQQQQQQPQPVQQIHQPQQQQQQQHALQMQQPQQQQPLMQPQSPHPSTMEIQSSTTTPRKILCCPDCEDCTSGHSHGNVQFEELPPALPAPPTVLTPPSTIVSAPSPQPMVYSQHITMPSPEQSEPDSTTTLRQFRKRGVIVGPQGPLHLATPVASPSPSSSPSSSTVDHAPPASPAPPASPAPPPSPAPPTGQAVSELRTSHQCLYCEERFTNEISLKKHHQLAHGAQTTMPFVCNICKRGYRMRTALHRHMESHDVEGRPYECNICRVRFPRPSQLTLHKITVHLLSKPHTCDECGKQFGTESALKTHIKFHGAHMNSHLPLGVFLNEEAASKSPSNNNSNTVSVKLENPPTPIEETPLTPMSSGGHVYNSPDEYPNSVESCAGSSLALESVATTP
- the LOC128252596 gene encoding uncharacterized protein LOC128252596 isoform X3, with the translated sequence MRIPKNINRDDGLPQEICRQCMAQFLMVAKFRRKCARMQQRLQDFAQEISDRQTARQARRQQKVQRERLDRRSQAIQKCPENLPESQTDRKRRMVSESDSESAAAAVAVKQVRTESKDLPPPSSSRLQLRLRKLRTFSIGCEMDRPSASIDASSMPWKTKAARKQLAETWSSSCSPDDLSSPSRERSSTSSSEHMSDLSVGPCCGFESDSNPSSTSKLAQTLQAAAAAAKPKSPVSPVPLKASPVNDLLPRRGRRPRNSPIYMPAKRQRRSVVKKEQDKPKVNAEPLTVEKTKSDHKGIFPPEPRVESRTPFCDEAIDSTSDVPKEASSTVVTNGKENEISSNGLTKCCDRVNAIQADADNTNTASKSLEKNVSNEVAGEQQKAKTEEAKNGISDNGEISSIELTKNLKTASESEETIAQENSSHDISAEKDTNEGDPLQSEELTSSTEPSETPGEAVDQPETVEPLKTVKQQESDGQTEATEKQLKSVDGEQSESVDQAEQQEMIVSIPLEALNEDLQRRLCVEEAANRDIATPKELSLQPDDVNNNANDENFCQGATADSFNAAVALRPNEIEATPTEAEEEASSGAESSPDESDMDEVQPVRSGPTPMDFMAEFAKHCENGIEQLKVTTPAASPLPFDDLEAKQKLEVEMNDVETTLNGILNEMQDQHMYTPNCAHIDEFLTPADYAPMTEQESSVPSPPNPFEQSPVAEPEPKPSASDDPFDNSNFSNELIGFQNDIPCFENIEATPEPGQTLHLELTQLLRDLQPAQEAQPQEQQSSQTQDPVVVQAETQVQAQNESEDPSPHGSRMPTPISSPQAPMESEIETQMQHEALTVQNPPNQPQVQSHDQSQMQSQMQDQIPPQMQSQIQGQVQEHQTIQILQPQGHPQLQLQSQVVPHVQRQGTTTTVTYEQIYQQHIVQQTVQQSSNKMQVISLPSAGSETRQWQSSTQQSTQQQQQLQWSSVGGLEAIKSAPVESVAPTTTTYYISASDLYPQQTTETYTMLQPASNESYMLEPVNPQQQQQRQRQLQLQHAQQVQRAQQQHQQAQQQPIMILIQQPEMQPMASASNPQQAPVHVYGAPISNNLQHQNSQRQQVRQQYQRHQFQQGQPQQQHRLVQSHPVLGMPGATSISTKVTPIPATTPKGRALTLKCRFCQNGPRFSSSLEYSRHIIDLHPAVAPFNCPHCPMAFAGRSKRSQHILSHHVVQQYQCGQCSQVFPAQKALDMHIQRFHMTLQTVDTVKVEEVQLQIMNERKQRPRQYKPRLQHQQQQLQPLLQQQQQQQQEQQQQQQQQQQQQQQQQQQQQQQQQQQQQQQQQQQQQQPQPVQQIHQPQQQQQQQHALQMQQPQQQQPLMQPQSPHPSTMEIQSSTTTPRKILCCPDCEDCTSGHSHGNVQFEELPPALPAPPTVLTPPSTIVSAPSPQPMVYSQHITMPSPEQSEPDSTTTLRQFRKRGVIVGPQGPLHLATPVASPSPSSSPSSSTVDHAPPASPAPPASPAPPPSPAPPTGQAVSELRTSHQCLYCEERFTNEISLKKHHQLAHGAQTTMPFVCNICKRGYRMRTALHRHMESHDVEGRPYECNICRVRFPRPSQLTLHKITVHLLSKPHTCDECGKQFGTESALKTHIKFHGALGYQCDSCDRTFEYLKELRKHRRTHSDMFYKCKFCPSSFMRFTSFRAHMNSHLPLGVFLNEEAASKSPSNNNSNTVSVKLENPPTPIEETPLTPMSSGGHVYNSPDEYPNSVESCAGSSLALESVATTP
- the LOC128252596 gene encoding uncharacterized protein LOC128252596 isoform X4; this encodes MAQFLMVAKFRRKCARMQQRLQDFAQEISDRQTARQARRQQKVQRERLDRRSQAIQKCPENLPESQTDRKRRMVSESDSESAAAAVAVKQVRTESKDLPPPSSSRLQLRLRKLRTFSIGCEMDRPSASIDASSMPWKTKAARKQLAETWSSSCSPDDLSSPSRERSSTSSSEHMSDLSVGPCCGFESDSNPSSTSKLAQTLQAAAAAAKPKSPVSPVPLKASPVNDLLPRRGRRPRNSPIYMPAKRQRRSVVKKEQDKPKVNAEPLTVEKTKSDHKGIFPPEPRVESRTPFCDEAIDSTSDVPKEASSTVVTNGKENEISSNGLTKCCDRVNAIQADADNTNTASKSLEKNVSNEVAGEQQKAKTEEAKNGISDNGEISSIELTKNLKTASESEETIAQENSSHDISAEKDTNEGDPLQSEELTSSTEPSETPGEAVDQPETVEPLKTVKQQESDGQTEATEKQLKSVDGEQSESVDQAEQQEMIVSIPLEALNEDLQRRLCVEEAANRDIATPKELSLQPDDVNNNANDENFCQGATADSFNAAVALRPNEIEATPTEAEEEASSGAESSPDESDMDEVQPVRSGPTPMDFMAEFAKHCENGIEQLKVTTPAASPLPFDDLEAKQKLEVEMNDVETTLNGILNEMQDQHMYTPNCAHIDEFLTPADYAPMTEQESSVPSPPNPFEQSPVAEPEPKPSASDDPFDNSNFSNELIGFQNDIPCFENIEATPEPGQTLHLELTQLLRDLQPAQEAQPQEQQSSQTQDPVVVQAETQVQAQNESEDPSPHGSRMPTPISSPQAPMESEIETQMQHEALTVQNPPNQPQVQSHDQSQMQSQMQDQIPPQMQSQIQGQVQEHQTIQILQPQGHPQLQLQSQVVPHVQRQGTTTTVTYEQIYQQHIVQQTVQQSSNKMQVISLPSAGSETRQWQSSTQQSTQQQQQLQWSSVGGLEAIKSAPVESVAPTTTTYYISASDLYPQQTTETYTMLQPASNESYMLEPVNPQQQQQRQRQLQLQHAQQVQRAQQQHQQAQQQPIMILIQQPEMQPMASASNPQQAPVHVYGAPISNNLQHQNSQRQQVRQQYQRHQFQQGQPQQQHRLVQSHPVLGMPGATSISTKVTPIPATTPKGRALTLKCRFCQNGPRFSSSLEYSRHIIDLHPAVAPFNCPHCPMAFAGRSKRSQHILSHHVVQQYQCGQCSQVFPAQKALDMHIQRFHMTLQTVDTVKVEEVQLQIMNERKQRPRQYKPRLQHQQQQLQPLLQQQQQQQQEQQQQQQQQQQQQQQQQQQQQQQQQQQQQQQQQQQQQQPQPVQQIHQPQQQQQQQHALQMQQPQQQQPLMQPQSPHPSTMEIQSSTTTPRKILCCPDCEDCTSGHSHGNVQFEELPPALPAPPTVLTPPSTIVSAPSPQPMVYSQHITMPSPEQSEPDSTTTLRQFRKRGVIVGPQGPLHLATPVASPSPSSSPSSSTVDHAPPASPAPPASPAPPPSPAPPTGQAVSELRTSHQCLYCEERFTNEISLKKHHQLAHGAQTTMPFVCNICKRGYRMRTALHRHMESHDVEGRPYECNICRVRFPRPSQLTLHKITVHLLSKPHTCDECGKQFGTESALKTHIKFHGALGYQCDSCDRTFEYLKELRKHRRTHSDMFYKCKFCPSSFMRFTSFRAHMNSHLPLGVFLNEEAASKSPSNNNSNTVSVKLENPPTPIEETPLTPMSSGGHVYNSPDEYPNSVESCAGSSLALESVATTP
- the LOC128252596 gene encoding uncharacterized protein LOC128252596 isoform X1, which codes for MSANRKRRSSFYCATAQAPAPVQVPVPVPAQEKEKLGATAAISIPPSKEQLSLPADEDLVEMPRICRCCCKRDLELLGLFEASQPTLANTSEAEAEVGAEAEAGAGAGATISASNKSSVTTAKTCATETPETPLSANPVNPGDMATSSSAATSSAFLTTPSPMRRRTTVATTSTFTSTSTSTSTSTTTPRGRSSDNAVDYTLSGAHSSMDIVLEEMTIWMLNINRDDGLPQEICRQCMAQFLMVAKFRRKCARMQQRLQDFAQEISDRQTARQARRQQKVQRERLDRRSQAIQKCPENLPESQTDRKRRMVSESDSESAAAAVAVKQVRTESKDLPPPSSSRLQLRLRKLRTFSIGCEMDRPSASIDASSMPWKTKAARKQLAETWSSSCSPDDLSSPSRERSSTSSSEHMSDLSVGPCCGFESDSNPSSTSKLAQTLQAAAAAAKPKSPVSPVPLKASPVNDLLPRRGRRPRNSPIYMPAKRQRRSVVKKEQDKPKVNAEPLTVEKTKSDHKGIFPPEPRVESRTPFCDEAIDSTSDVPKEASSTVVTNGKENEISSNGLTKCCDRVNAIQADADNTNTASKSLEKNVSNEVAGEQQKAKTEEAKNGISDNGEISSIELTKNLKTASESEETIAQENSSHDISAEKDTNEGDPLQSEELTSSTEPSETPGEAVDQPETVEPLKTVKQQESDGQTEATEKQLKSVDGEQSESVDQAEQQEMIVSIPLEALNEDLQRRLCVEEAANRDIATPKELSLQPDDVNNNANDENFCQGATADSFNAAVALRPNEIEATPTEAEEEASSGAESSPDESDMDEVQPVRSGPTPMDFMAEFAKHCENGIEQLKVTTPAASPLPFDDLEAKQKLEVEMNDVETTLNGILNEMQDQHMYTPNCAHIDEFLTPADYAPMTEQESSVPSPPNPFEQSPVAEPEPKPSASDDPFDNSNFSNELIGFQNDIPCFENIEATPEPGQTLHLELTQLLRDLQPAQEAQPQEQQSSQTQDPVVVQAETQVQAQNESEDPSPHGSRMPTPISSPQAPMESEIETQMQHEALTVQNPPNQPQVQSHDQSQMQSQMQDQIPPQMQSQIQGQVQEHQTIQILQPQGHPQLQLQSQVVPHVQRQGTTTTVTYEQIYQQHIVQQTVQQSSNKMQVISLPSAGSETRQWQSSTQQSTQQQQQLQWSSVGGLEAIKSAPVESVAPTTTTYYISASDLYPQQTTETYTMLQPASNESYMLEPVNPQQQQQRQRQLQLQHAQQVQRAQQQHQQAQQQPIMILIQQPEMQPMASASNPQQAPVHVYGAPISNNLQHQNSQRQQVRQQYQRHQFQQGQPQQQHRLVQSHPVLGMPGATSISTKVTPIPATTPKGRALTLKCRFCQNGPRFSSSLEYSRHIIDLHPAVAPFNCPHCPMAFAGRSKRSQHILSHHVVQQYQCGQCSQVFPAQKALDMHIQRFHMTLQTVDTVKVEEVQLQIMNERKQRPRQYKPRLQHQQQQLQPLLQQQQQQQQEQQQQQQQQQQQQQQQQQQQQQQQQQQQQQQQQQQQQQPQPVQQIHQPQQQQQQQHALQMQQPQQQQPLMQPQSPHPSTMEIQSSTTTPRKILCCPDCEDCTSGHSHGNVQFEELPPALPAPPTVLTPPSTIVSAPSPQPMVYSQHITMPSPEQSEPDSTTTLRQFRKRGVIVGPQGPLHLATPVASPSPSSSPSSSTVDHAPPASPAPPASPAPPPSPAPPTGQAVSELRTSHQCLYCEERFTNEISLKKHHQLAHGAQTTMPFVCNICKRGYRMRTALHRHMESHDVEGRPYECNICRVRFPRPSQLTLHKITVHLLSKPHTCDECGKQFGTESALKTHIKFHGALGYQCDSCDRTFEYLKELRKHRRTHSDMFYKCKFCPSSFMRFTSFRAHMNSHLPLGVFLNEEAASKSPSNNNSNTVSVKLENPPTPIEETPLTPMSSGGHVYNSPDEYPNSVESCAGSSLALESVATTP